A window of Desulfonatronovibrio magnus contains these coding sequences:
- a CDS encoding AbrB family transcriptional regulator, with protein MGYALRALPQLLLAIVSLMALCGSAAWMLTVWAGVDPLTAYLATSPGGLDSVAIIAADSGSDIAFVLSLQTLRLFAVVLIGPVIARLICRISRCNVQESGS; from the coding sequence ATTGGCTATGCACTAAGGGCCTTGCCCCAATTGTTGCTGGCTATTGTCAGCCTGATGGCCCTATGCGGCTCAGCAGCCTGGATGCTGACCGTCTGGGCCGGTGTGGACCCTTTGACCGCCTACCTCGCTACCAGTCCTGGAGGATTGGACTCGGTGGCAATTATAGCTGCTGACAGTGGCAGTGATATTGCTTTTGTGCTTTCCCTGCAGACTTTGCGCCTGTTTGCTGTTGTGCTCATCGGACCGGTGATTGCCCGGCTGATCTGCCGGATCAGCAGATGCAATGTCCAAGAATCTGGATCTTAA
- a CDS encoding ABC transporter substrate-binding protein has translation MRYLINTKSFVFMKALFTLCCCVLVVLYSMCVMAQDKRTLIIGAASDIHTLDPAVSMDNSDWRQTYPAYDRLVRYEVVKGQGTTRAEPFAARAWSVSGDGLTWNFYIRPGISFADGTALDAEAVRFSLQRALDIGKGPAQNFNVIESMRVIDPLTLEIKLARPFGPFLQTMATNAASIINPAVLEHDARNDLGQDWLRTNTDGSGPFSLKELVPGKYAVLQAVKDYWDGTPWLDQVVVKFIPDPDERMAALESGRIHIAENLLMEQLIRLEDNQDIKVHRYPSQLVEYVYINTQRPHLSDPRVRRALNFAVDYQAIIENVIHGNAVQMKGPIPQGMWGHNPYAYQYEYNPQKAADLLSEAGVEDLRLTLKYSERRSEWKEIAKELQTSFSRAGIILELEFVPNPVLREQLDKGDFDLCLGVWSPDFADPYMFMNFWFDSTYWGLPGNRSFYKNVVVDELLRHAAESSSVAGRTKLYSRVQDIVISDAPYIFLHQIEAAVAMHKSVQGFVYNPMLESIYNIESIWIK, from the coding sequence ATGAGATACTTAATCAACACGAAAAGTTTTGTTTTCATGAAAGCTTTGTTTACATTATGTTGTTGCGTTTTAGTTGTGCTTTATTCCATGTGCGTAATGGCCCAAGACAAAAGAACACTGATCATTGGAGCTGCTTCTGATATCCATACCCTGGACCCTGCAGTTTCAATGGACAATTCCGACTGGAGGCAAACTTATCCCGCTTATGACCGGCTGGTCAGATATGAAGTGGTTAAAGGCCAGGGCACAACCCGGGCGGAGCCCTTTGCAGCCAGAGCATGGTCAGTCTCAGGAGACGGTTTGACCTGGAACTTTTACATTCGTCCTGGAATCAGTTTTGCTGATGGTACAGCTCTTGATGCTGAAGCGGTACGTTTTTCCCTGCAGAGAGCCCTGGACATTGGCAAGGGACCAGCTCAAAATTTTAATGTCATAGAATCGATGCGCGTCATTGATCCATTAACTCTGGAGATTAAATTGGCACGGCCCTTTGGACCTTTTCTGCAGACCATGGCCACCAATGCAGCGTCAATAATAAATCCAGCAGTGCTTGAACATGATGCCCGCAACGATCTGGGACAGGACTGGCTCAGAACCAACACCGATGGCAGCGGCCCCTTTTCCCTGAAAGAATTGGTTCCTGGGAAGTATGCTGTTCTGCAGGCCGTTAAAGATTATTGGGATGGTACGCCATGGCTGGATCAAGTGGTTGTTAAGTTTATCCCGGACCCTGATGAACGAATGGCAGCCCTTGAGAGCGGCCGCATTCATATTGCTGAAAATCTGCTCATGGAGCAGTTGATCCGTTTAGAGGATAACCAGGACATTAAAGTGCACCGTTACCCGTCCCAGCTGGTGGAGTATGTCTATATCAATACTCAACGTCCCCATCTCAGTGATCCCCGGGTACGCCGCGCCTTAAATTTTGCAGTGGACTACCAGGCAATTATTGAAAATGTTATTCACGGCAATGCTGTCCAGATGAAAGGCCCCATTCCCCAAGGCATGTGGGGACATAATCCTTATGCTTATCAGTATGAATACAACCCACAAAAAGCTGCTGACCTGCTCAGTGAAGCTGGTGTTGAAGATTTGAGGCTGACATTAAAATATTCTGAGCGCCGCTCCGAATGGAAAGAGATTGCTAAAGAACTGCAGACCAGTTTTTCCCGGGCAGGAATAATATTGGAACTTGAATTTGTACCCAACCCGGTCTTGCGGGAACAATTAGACAAGGGAGATTTTGATCTGTGTCTCGGGGTCTGGAGTCCAGACTTTGCTGATCCTTACATGTTCATGAATTTCTGGTTTGATTCAACATACTGGGGTCTGCCGGGAAACAGGAGTTTTTACAAAAATGTGGTCGTAGATGAGCTTTTGCGCCACGCTGCAGAAAGTTCAAGTGTGGCTGGTCGGACCAAACTTTACTCCAGGGTCCAGGATATTGTCATTTCAGATGCACCGTATATTTTTCTGCACCAGATTGAGGCTGCTGTTGCCATGCACAAAAGCGTCCAGGGCTTTGTCTACAATCCCATGCTGGAGTCAATATACAATATTGAATCAATCTGGATAAAATGA
- a CDS encoding DUF1566 domain-containing protein, producing the protein MKKTFIKSAGLTALTMILAAFMLAGTVQAQLFVDNKDQTVTDTRTGLIWTKSADPLAGLGKLDWQEAMFQAKAFNLAGHTNWRVPTKEEFSAFVPSFFSDQQEAVQMAETFVDLPAEPRSYWTSTLAFNHEQAYLYRYNLTVERDKHSTRITIGMSSLTAPQDQKMGTAWLVRDGHPENPTTRERADFLFDWLEAMFPEILYTAPQPTQEAGDDFYRYYQEADVSIKTFNNNLYFTDNLGVSHDLGSFMYWVGYSKAETIFNWLESQPSLEELMSPAPQATQVEEDTFLRMYPDTGFIVYTKQGRLRYTTDNYATSYDVGSVNDWLKLVN; encoded by the coding sequence ATGAAAAAGACCTTTATTAAAAGCGCTGGCTTAACGGCACTGACAATGATACTTGCAGCTTTCATGCTGGCGGGAACCGTTCAAGCTCAGTTGTTTGTTGACAATAAGGATCAAACCGTCACCGACACAAGAACCGGACTTATCTGGACCAAAAGCGCTGATCCCCTTGCCGGGCTTGGCAAGCTTGACTGGCAGGAAGCCATGTTCCAGGCAAAAGCTTTCAATCTTGCAGGGCATACTAACTGGCGGGTGCCCACCAAGGAAGAATTTAGTGCCTTTGTTCCTTCTTTTTTTTCTGATCAGCAGGAAGCTGTTCAAATGGCTGAAACATTTGTTGATCTGCCTGCAGAACCGCGCAGTTACTGGACAAGTACTCTGGCTTTTAACCATGAACAGGCCTACCTATATCGATACAATTTAACAGTAGAGCGTGATAAACACTCAACCAGAATCACCATTGGCATGTCCAGCCTGACGGCACCGCAAGACCAGAAAATGGGCACAGCCTGGCTGGTTCGGGATGGACATCCTGAGAACCCGACTACCCGTGAAAGAGCAGACTTTTTATTTGACTGGCTTGAAGCCATGTTTCCTGAAATCCTTTATACTGCCCCCCAGCCAACTCAGGAAGCAGGGGATGATTTTTACAGATACTACCAGGAAGCTGATGTATCCATCAAAACATTTAACAATAACTTATACTTCACTGATAACCTTGGAGTATCTCATGACCTGGGCAGCTTTATGTACTGGGTAGGCTATTCCAAAGCAGAGACAATTTTTAACTGGCTTGAGTCTCAGCCCTCCCTGGAAGAATTAATGTCTCCTGCACCTCAGGCAACCCAGGTAGAGGAGGATACATTCTTAAGAATGTATCCTGATACAGGCTTTATTGTTTATACTAAACAGGGAAGGCTCAGATATACAACTGACAACTATGCCACGTCTTATGATGTTGGAAGTGTTAATGACTGGCTGAAACTTGTTAATTAA